The proteins below are encoded in one region of Desulfovibrio sp. JC010:
- a CDS encoding TetR/AcrR family transcriptional regulator, with the protein MKTRILDAARELFVKDGFDNVSMRKIAAKINYSPAALYRYFKNKEELLLTLKQEGMEKFGGMQSHLTDIEDPFLRLREGGRIYLDFACAEPEYYELLFNRRAPSFCDPEKWIGKPHRNFMNFKETVRQCIETGVLGDVQVDIAVASLWSSVHGLACLVSTGKLQNSLPEIDMDTVFDQVLDFITIPQKERVRQGKDDES; encoded by the coding sequence ATGAAGACAAGGATTCTTGACGCGGCCAGAGAGCTGTTCGTCAAGGATGGTTTTGATAATGTCTCCATGCGCAAAATCGCAGCCAAAATCAATTACAGCCCGGCTGCGTTGTACAGGTATTTCAAGAACAAGGAAGAGCTCCTGCTCACCCTTAAGCAGGAGGGCATGGAGAAATTTGGGGGCATGCAATCACATCTTACGGATATTGAAGATCCTTTTCTCCGGTTGCGTGAGGGGGGGAGAATTTATCTGGATTTTGCCTGCGCTGAACCGGAATATTATGAGCTGCTTTTTAATAGAAGGGCTCCTTCTTTTTGTGATCCTGAAAAGTGGATCGGAAAACCGCACCGTAATTTTATGAATTTCAAGGAGACGGTGCGCCAGTGCATTGAGACCGGTGTGCTGGGCGATGTTCAGGTGGATATTGCCGTGGCTTCACTGTGGTCTTCCGTACATGGTTTGGCCTGCCTTGTTTCCACTGGAAAATTGCAGAACAGCTTGCCGGAAATTGATATGGATACCGTATTTGATCAGGTTCTTGATTTTATCACTATTCCGCAGAAAGAGCGGGTCAGACAGGGGAAGGATGATGAAAGCTAA
- a CDS encoding HD-GYP domain-containing protein, with protein sequence MECKRKILVVDDEPHNIVLLEGILTKLGHDVVGAENAVVALEKLDRTFDLVLSDVKMPVMNGFEFVSRIRENVETQDIPVIMVTTLSQKDDRLKAVEVGANDFITKPIDIVELKIRTESMLRQKGQQDEINSFQFDLHEMVESRTMELREALARLDDAHVETIHHLCAAAEYKDEETACHLVRMAEYSRILAENIYLDRKSVQLIHTSAPMHDIGKIGIPDSILLKPGKLDDEEWKAMQRHAEIGGSILSMGSSDYINMGAVIALSHHEKWDGSGYPSGLAGEDIPLPGRICAVADVFDALTSKRPYKEPFSIEKSLEIMKEGRGAHFDPQLIDIFFDNLDDILEIKNKRSD encoded by the coding sequence TGTCGGTGCTGAAAATGCGGTGGTTGCCCTTGAAAAGCTGGATCGAACCTTTGATCTGGTCTTAAGCGATGTGAAAATGCCGGTGATGAACGGTTTTGAGTTTGTAAGCCGAATTCGGGAAAACGTGGAAACTCAGGATATTCCGGTGATCATGGTCACAACCCTTTCCCAGAAGGATGACCGGCTCAAAGCTGTTGAAGTCGGGGCCAATGATTTTATTACCAAGCCCATTGATATTGTGGAGCTTAAAATCCGCACTGAGTCCATGCTGCGCCAGAAGGGACAGCAGGATGAAATAAATTCTTTTCAGTTCGACCTTCATGAAATGGTTGAAAGCAGGACCATGGAACTTCGGGAAGCTCTGGCCCGGCTTGATGATGCCCATGTGGAGACCATTCATCATCTTTGCGCGGCTGCTGAATATAAGGATGAGGAAACAGCATGCCATCTGGTCAGGATGGCGGAGTACAGCAGAATTCTTGCCGAGAATATTTATCTGGACAGAAAGTCAGTCCAATTGATCCATACCAGTGCCCCCATGCATGATATCGGCAAGATCGGTATTCCTGACAGCATTCTGCTCAAGCCCGGCAAGCTGGATGATGAAGAATGGAAAGCCATGCAGAGGCATGCCGAAATTGGCGGGAGTATTCTGTCCATGGGCAGCTCTGATTATATCAATATGGGGGCGGTAATCGCTCTCAGTCATCACGAAAAATGGGACGGTTCAGGTTATCCCAGCGGATTAGCTGGCGAAGATATTCCTCTGCCCGGAAGAATCTGTGCGGTTGCCGATGTTTTTGATGCCCTGACCAGCAAACGTCCTTATAAGGAACCGTTCAGCATAGAGAAGTCACTGGAAATCATGAAAGAAGGCCGGGGGGCTCATTTTGACCCACAACTTATTGATATATTTTTTGATAACCTTGATGATATACTTGAGATAAAGAATAAGCGCAGCGATTAG